The segment CCTCAGCCTGCCCGGGTCGGCTGCGCCGCCGGCTGCCGACCGTCGCCGCGATTACTTCGCGCACCGTTCGGGTGAAGCCGTGGTGAACCTGCTGCGGCAGGGGATCACCACTGGTGACATCCTCACCAAGGAGGCGTTCGAGAACGCGGTCGCGCTCGCCATGGCACTCGGCGGCTCGACCAACGTCGTCCTGCACCTGCTCGCGATCGCCCGCGAGGCAGAGGTCGACCTGAGCCTGCACGACTTCAACCGCATCGGCGACAAAGTTCCGCACGTGGCCGACATGAAGCCCTTCGGCAAGTACGTCATGAACGACGTCGACCGTCACGGCGGCATCCCCGTCATCATGAAGGCGATGCTCGATGAGGGCCTGCTGCACGGCGACGCGCTCACCGTCACGGGCAAGACGCTCGCCGAGAACCTCGCCGACCTCGACCCGGATCCCCTCGACGGCGAGGTCATCCACACGTTCGACAACCCGATCCACGCCACCGGCGGCCTGACCATCCTGCATGGAACGCTCGCTCCCGAGGGTGCCGTCGTCAAGACCGCCGGATTCGACGCCACCGTCTTCGAGGGACCCGCCCGCGTGTTCGAGCGCGAACGCACCGCCATGGACGCCGTCGCCGAGGGAACCATCGATCCGGGCTCCGTGATCGTCATCCGCTACGAGGGCCCCAAGGGCGGTCCGGGGATGCGCGAGATGCTCGCGATCACCGCCGCCATCAAGGGCGCAGGGCTCGGAAAAGATGTATTACTCTTGACGGACGGGCGATTCTCAGGCGGCACAACCGGCCTGTGCATCGGCCACATAGCACCCGAAGCGGTCGACGCAGGTCCGATCGCCTTCGTGCGCGATGGTGATCTGATACGGGTCGATATCGCAGCTCGCTCTCTCGACCTACTCGTCGATGAGGCAGAGCTCGCCTCCCGCCGTTCCGGCTGGGAGCCGCTTCCCCCGCGCTACACCCGAGGCGTTCTTGCCAAATACTCCCGTCTGGTGCGCTCCGCCGCCGAGGGCGCCACGACCGGTTAGCCGCGTGCGGCCTCTGCCCGCTTCGCGCACCGTCGATCACCATCGCAAGGAAACCGATGACCGCTGACACAGCACCCGCCGTTCCCCGTCCACCCGCCAAGCCCGCCGGTCCGCCCGTGCTCACCGGGGCCCAGGCGGTCGTCCGCACGCTCGACCTGCTCGGCGTCACCGACGTCTTCGGCATCCCGGGCGGCGCGATCATGCCCGTCTACGACCCGCTGATGGACGACGAGGCCGTGCGTCACATCCTCGTGCGCCATGAGCAGGGCGCCGGTCACGCGGCCGAGGGCTACGCCTCGGCATCCGGCAAGACGGGCGTCGCGATCGCCACCTCCGGTCCCGGCGCGACGAACCTCGTCACGGCGATCGCCGACGCCTACATGGACTCCGTGCCGATGGTGTGCATCACCGGGCAGGTATTCAGCCACCTCATGGGCACCGATGCGTTCCAGGAGGCGGACATCGTGGGTATCACCATGCCGGTGACCAAGCACTCCTTCCTCGTGAAGACGCCGGAGGAGATCCCCGGGGCGATCGCCGCGGCGTTCGAGATCGCCGGCACCGGTCGCCCCGGCCCGGTGCTCGTGGACATCACGAAGGACGCCCAGCAGGACGAGGCGCCGTTCGTGTGGCCGCCCAAGGTCGACCTCCCCGGCTACCGCCCGGTGACCAAGGCGCACGGCAAGCAGATCCAGGCTGCGGCGACGATGATCGCCGAAGCGCGCAAGCCCGTGCTGTACGTGGGCGGCGGCGTGATCCGCGCCCACGCGGCCCCTGAGCTGCTGAGCCTGGCGGAGCTGACCGGGGCGCCCGTCGTGACCACGCTGATGGCACGAGGCGCCTTCCCCGACTCGCATCCGCAGCACCTGGGCATGCCCGGTATGCACGGCGCCGTCCCCGCTGTGCTCGCGTTGCAGGAGTCCGACCTCATCGTCGCCCTGGGTGCCCGCTTCGACGACCGCGTCACCGGCAAGCTCGACGGCTTCGCCCCGCACGCCAAGATCGTGCACGTCGACATCGACCCGGCCGAGATCTCCAAGATCCGCACCGCCGACGTGCCGATCGTGGGAGACGTGCGCGAGGTGATCGTGGATCTCGAGGCCGCCTTCCGCGGCATCACGGGCCGGGACAAGCCCGACACCGCGGAGTGGTGGTCGTATCTCGACGGGCTGAAGGCCGAGTTCCCGCTCGGGTTCGCCCCGACCGAAGACGGCCTGCTCTCGCCGCAGCACGTCATCCAGCGCATCGGCGAGCTCACCGGGCCCGAGGCCGTGTACGCCGCCGGTGTCGGCCAGCACCAGATGTGGGCCGCGCAGTTCATCAAGTACGAGCGCCCGAACTCGTGGCTCAACTCCGGGGGAGCGGGCACGATGGGATACTCGGTGCCCGCCGCCATGGGCGCCAAGATCGCCGAGCCCGACCGCGTGGTCTGGTCGATCGACGGCGACGGCTGCTTCCAGATGACGAACCAGGAGCTCGCCACCTGCGTGCTCAACAACATCCCCATCAAGGTGGCGATCATCAACAACTCCTCGTTGGGGATGGTGCGCCAGTGGCAGACGCTGTTCTTCGACGGGCGCCACTCCAACACCGATCTCAACACGGGGCACGGCACGGTGCGCATCCCCGACTTCGTCAAGCTCGCCGAGGCATACGGATGCCTGGCGCTGCGCGTGGAGAAGGAGGATGAGGTCGACGCGGCGATCAAGACGGCGCTGGAGACCAATGATCGGCCCGTCGTGATCGACTTCGTCGTCAGCGCCGATGCGATGGTGTGGCCGATGGTGCCGCAGGGCGTGAGCAACAGCTACGTGCAGTACGCGCGCGAACACGCGCCGTCGTTCGAAGAGGAGGTCTGAGCCATGTCGACCCACGTGCTGAGTCTGCTCGTCGAAGACCGTCCCGGTCTTCTCACCCGTGTCGCCGGGCTGTTCGCCCGCCGCAGCTTCAACATCGAATCCCTCGCCGTGGGCGTCACCGAGGTCCCGGGCGTCTCCCGGATCACGGTCGTCGTCGACGTCGACGCATTCCCGCTGGAGCAGGTCACCAAGCAGTTGAACAAGCTGATCAACGTCATCAAGATCGTCGAGCTGGAGCCCGCAGCCTCGGTCCAGCGCGAGCACATGCTGATCAAAGTGCGCACCGACAACGCGAACCGGTCCAACGTCCTCGAAGTCATCAACCTCTTCCGGGCCTCCGTGGTCGACTACGCCCCGGATGCGGTCGTCGTCGAGGTCACGGGAGACAGGGGAAAGGTCGAGGCTCTGCTGAGAGCGCTCGAGCCCTTCGGGATCAAGGAGCTGGCCCAATCCGGCCTGCTCGCGATCGGCCGCGGAGGCAAGAGCATCACCGAGCGCGTACTGCGCGGCTGACCCTGATCCCACGAACAGATCCCACGAACCTCAGAACCACAATCAAGGAGAAACACCAGTGAGCACCGAGATCTTCTACGACGACGACGCCGACCTGTCGATCATCCAGAACAAGAAGGTCGCCATCGTCGGCTACGGGTCGCAGGGGCACGCGCACGCGATGAACCTGCGCGACTCGGGCGTCGAGGTCGCGATCGCCCTCAAGGACGGCTCGAAGTCCGCAGCCAAGGCGGAGGAGGCCGGATTCCCGGTCAAGACGGTCGCCGAGGCGACGCAGTGGGCCGACCTCATCATGATC is part of the Microbacterium pseudoresistens genome and harbors:
- the ilvD gene encoding dihydroxy-acid dehydratase — its product is MAPHDSAADARPDTDIKPRSRVVTDGIEATTSRGMLRAVGMGDEDWDKPQIGIASSWNEITPCNLSLDRLAQGAKEGVHSGGGYPLQFGTISVSDGISMGHEGMHFSLVSREVIADSVETVMMAERLDGSVLLAGCDKSIPGMLMASARLDLSSVFLYAGSIAPGWVKLSDGTEKDVTIIDSFEAVGACRAGLMSEEDLKRIECAIAPGEGACGGMYTANTMASVAEALGLSLPGSAAPPAADRRRDYFAHRSGEAVVNLLRQGITTGDILTKEAFENAVALAMALGGSTNVVLHLLAIAREAEVDLSLHDFNRIGDKVPHVADMKPFGKYVMNDVDRHGGIPVIMKAMLDEGLLHGDALTVTGKTLAENLADLDPDPLDGEVIHTFDNPIHATGGLTILHGTLAPEGAVVKTAGFDATVFEGPARVFERERTAMDAVAEGTIDPGSVIVIRYEGPKGGPGMREMLAITAAIKGAGLGKDVLLLTDGRFSGGTTGLCIGHIAPEAVDAGPIAFVRDGDLIRVDIAARSLDLLVDEAELASRRSGWEPLPPRYTRGVLAKYSRLVRSAAEGATTG
- the ilvN gene encoding acetolactate synthase small subunit; translated protein: MSTHVLSLLVEDRPGLLTRVAGLFARRSFNIESLAVGVTEVPGVSRITVVVDVDAFPLEQVTKQLNKLINVIKIVELEPAASVQREHMLIKVRTDNANRSNVLEVINLFRASVVDYAPDAVVVEVTGDRGKVEALLRALEPFGIKELAQSGLLAIGRGGKSITERVLRG
- a CDS encoding acetolactate synthase large subunit, producing MTADTAPAVPRPPAKPAGPPVLTGAQAVVRTLDLLGVTDVFGIPGGAIMPVYDPLMDDEAVRHILVRHEQGAGHAAEGYASASGKTGVAIATSGPGATNLVTAIADAYMDSVPMVCITGQVFSHLMGTDAFQEADIVGITMPVTKHSFLVKTPEEIPGAIAAAFEIAGTGRPGPVLVDITKDAQQDEAPFVWPPKVDLPGYRPVTKAHGKQIQAAATMIAEARKPVLYVGGGVIRAHAAPELLSLAELTGAPVVTTLMARGAFPDSHPQHLGMPGMHGAVPAVLALQESDLIVALGARFDDRVTGKLDGFAPHAKIVHVDIDPAEISKIRTADVPIVGDVREVIVDLEAAFRGITGRDKPDTAEWWSYLDGLKAEFPLGFAPTEDGLLSPQHVIQRIGELTGPEAVYAAGVGQHQMWAAQFIKYERPNSWLNSGGAGTMGYSVPAAMGAKIAEPDRVVWSIDGDGCFQMTNQELATCVLNNIPIKVAIINNSSLGMVRQWQTLFFDGRHSNTDLNTGHGTVRIPDFVKLAEAYGCLALRVEKEDEVDAAIKTALETNDRPVVIDFVVSADAMVWPMVPQGVSNSYVQYAREHAPSFEEEV